One genomic window of Nakamurella panacisegetis includes the following:
- a CDS encoding amino acid ABC transporter permease → MTSADGWAPSKIQQERLAYRRSRSRRSTLIAATSTVVLIAVVAVAVVNTQGWPRFKASFLDLKYGWQVLPDIAKGLWLNVRLMVVCEVIILVLAMVLAVARSLRGPVFFPVRAAATIYTDIFRGLPLLLVLYLLGFGVPALRISWLPNNTLIWGAAGLILTYTAYNAEVLRAGMESVHPSQRAAARSLGLSHAKTMRHVVIPQAFRRVMPPLLNDLVSLQKDTALIAALGTPYYDAVLQADIDAKTTYNYTPYVVAGLLFLLLTIPMTRFTDAFARRQGWTTAGATV, encoded by the coding sequence GTGACCTCGGCGGACGGCTGGGCGCCGTCCAAGATCCAGCAGGAGCGCCTGGCCTACCGCCGCTCGCGCAGCCGGCGATCGACCCTGATCGCCGCCACGTCGACGGTCGTGCTGATCGCGGTGGTCGCCGTGGCGGTCGTCAACACGCAGGGGTGGCCGCGGTTCAAGGCGTCGTTCCTGGACCTGAAGTACGGCTGGCAGGTGTTGCCGGACATCGCCAAGGGTCTCTGGCTGAACGTCCGGCTGATGGTGGTCTGCGAGGTGATCATCCTGGTCCTGGCCATGGTGCTGGCCGTCGCCCGGTCGCTGCGAGGTCCGGTCTTCTTCCCGGTCCGCGCGGCCGCCACGATCTACACCGATATCTTCCGTGGGCTGCCGCTGCTGCTGGTGCTGTACCTGCTGGGTTTCGGCGTTCCGGCCCTGCGCATCAGCTGGCTGCCGAACAACACGTTGATCTGGGGCGCTGCCGGGCTGATCCTGACCTACACCGCCTACAACGCGGAGGTACTGCGGGCCGGGATGGAATCGGTTCATCCCTCGCAGCGGGCGGCGGCCCGGTCGCTCGGCCTCTCGCACGCCAAGACCATGCGTCACGTCGTCATTCCGCAGGCCTTCCGCCGGGTGATGCCGCCGCTCCTCAACGACCTGGTGTCGCTGCAGAAGGACACGGCGTTGATCGCCGCCCTCGGCACGCCGTACTACGACGCGGTACTGCAGGCCGACATCGACGCCAAGACGACGTACAACTACACGCCGTACGTGGTCGCCGGTCTGTTGTTCCTGCTGCTCACCATTCCCATGACGAGGTTCACCGACGCCTTCGCCCGCCGACAGGGCTGGACGACCGCGGGAGCGACGGTATGA
- a CDS encoding amino acid ABC transporter ATP-binding protein: MNQPSEPYRSSEPPRPTGPEPDLLQIEHLRKSYGEHVILRDLSLSVAPHQCVVLIGASGSGKSTLLRCLNLLETVDDGIIRLGGVDITDPRARADDIRTRVGIVFQSFNLFPHMSVLDNVTLASRVVHGIDRGRAEADAMAMLDRVGLAEKAKARPDNLSGGQQQRVAIARALVNRPLLMLFDEVTSALDPELVGEVLGLLTELKSEGMTMLVATHEMGFARQVADEVVFLADGGVAESGPPEQVLADPVDPRTQRFLRRIIDAGRL; the protein is encoded by the coding sequence ATGAATCAGCCCTCCGAGCCGTACCGGTCCTCCGAGCCGCCCCGGCCGACCGGACCCGAGCCGGACCTCCTGCAGATCGAGCACCTGCGGAAGTCCTACGGCGAGCACGTCATCCTGCGTGACCTGTCGCTGTCGGTGGCGCCGCACCAGTGCGTGGTGCTGATCGGAGCGTCCGGTTCCGGGAAGTCGACGCTGTTGCGCTGCCTCAACCTGCTGGAGACGGTCGACGACGGGATCATCCGGCTGGGCGGGGTCGACATCACCGACCCGCGGGCCCGCGCCGACGACATCCGCACCCGGGTCGGGATCGTCTTCCAGTCGTTCAACCTGTTCCCGCACATGAGCGTGCTCGACAACGTCACCCTCGCCTCCCGGGTGGTGCACGGCATCGACCGCGGCCGGGCCGAGGCCGACGCGATGGCCATGCTGGACCGGGTCGGCCTGGCCGAGAAGGCGAAGGCCAGGCCGGACAACCTGTCCGGCGGCCAGCAGCAGCGGGTGGCGATCGCCCGGGCCCTGGTCAACCGGCCCCTGCTGATGCTGTTCGACGAGGTCACCAGCGCCCTCGACCCGGAGCTGGTCGGCGAGGTGCTCGGCCTGCTGACCGAGCTGAAGTCGGAGGGCATGACCATGCTGGTGGCCACCCACGAGATGGGCTTCGCCCGTCAGGTAGCCGACGAGGTGGTTTTCCTGGCCGACGGCGGGGTCGCCGAATCAGGACCGCCCGAGCAGGTGCTGGCCGACCCGGTCGATCCGCGCACCCAACGATTCCTGCGCCGCATCATCGACGCCGGACGCCTGTGA